TGACCATTTTGCACTAAATGTACTGCTCCCGCTGGCGTCATTGCCACGCGGTTTTCATTGTTTTTAATTTCTGTTGGAATACCGATACGCATTATTAGTTCCCCCTTGAGTTATGAAATGACCCCTGAATCATTTTTTAAAGCGCTTTCTACGCTCTTATATTTTAACATAATATCTCAATATTTGACAAAAAATAATATAAGTTTTCCGATAGATTTAATTTTATATTAAAGGACAGTATTATCCGCACCTATCAGCATAAAGGATAAACTGTCCAATCATTCGAATCTTCACTTTATTTTTCTCTATCGATGTCTATGAATAACATCTACTGCACCAGTTACTTCAATAATTGTACCGGTAATCATATCGGAATCTTCCTCACATAAAAACGAAATCGTTCTTGCGATATCTTCGCCTGTTCCAGATCTACCAATTGGTGTTTTACGTTCTTTCAACTGACGTGCTTCTTGAATTGTCGCTTCTTTCATTTCACCAATAATATCACCAGGGCATACCATATTTGCAGTAATTCCATATTCTGCTTCTTCGTAAGCAACGGTTTTCGTTAATGAAACAAGTCCTACTTTCGCTGCTGCAAAAGCTGAACGATAAATCCATCCCGGTGCACTATCTGCCCCTTGGAATCCGTAATTAATAATACGGCCAAAGTTCTGTTTTCTCATAACCGGAACGACAAGTTTCAACAAATGAAATACCGCTGTTAAATTACCCTGAATCATTTCATTCCATTCATCTTCTTCATAATCGACTAACTTTTTTCGTTCAAATACATATGGACCAGCATTATTAATTAAGAAATCAATTTTGCCAAAACGGCTTATCGCTTCTTCTACCATTTTATGTAAATCTTCCTTTTTCGTGACATCCGCTTGCACGAATTGTAGACGCTCTTCTACGTTTTTATATGTTTCTTTCATCGTTTCCATAGCCGTTATATCGCTATGATATGTTACTGTTACTGAATAGCCTTTAGCCAATAACTTTTCTGTTACTTGCTTTCCTAAACCTTTCGTACCGGCTGTAATGAGCGCATGTCTCACAAAACTGCCCCCTTTTAAATTGCTATACTTCATATGTAACAAGTTCTCGCTCCAATTACAACTAAAATGAATTGAAACAGAGTTTTCAAAATTCTGTAACGTTTCTGGCAAGCACGTTACCAAAATTTGTTTTATAATTAAGTTGTAAACAGTTATAAAACAGATTGGGAGGAATTTACTATGAATAATACATATACAAATATTTTAATCGCGGTGGATGGTTCTAAAGAAGCAGAAAAAGCCTTTAAAAAAGCAATTCAAGTCGCAAAGCGCAATAATGCAACATTAACAATTGCTCATATCGTTGATGTAAAAGCGTACTCAGCAGTAGAGGCTTATAGCCGTGCAATTGCTGAACGTGCAAATCTATTTGCAGAAGACTTATTAGAAGACTACAAAAAAACTGCGCTTGAAGCTGGTCTTGAAAAAATTGAAACTGTATTAGAATTTGGTAACCCTAAATCTAAAATTTCAAAAGAAATCGCTCCAAACCATAAAGTAGATTTAATTATGTGTGGCGCGACTGGTTTAAATGCTGTTGAGCGTTTCCTAATTGGTAGCGTCTCTGAACATATTATTCGCTATGCGAAATGCGATGTCCTTGTTGTTCGTGGTGATGAGGAACAAGGTGAGCTTTAATTTATAGATAAAACACCAAGTCCACATGGGCTTGGTGTTTTTCATTTCACATATTTTACTATAAATACAAGACAAGCTATAACAACAACGGTAATTGCCAATACATAAGGAGGTAAAAACTTCAAAGACCATAATGCCATCATAATCGTCGCAACCATTAAGTACGTTTGCTTTGCACCTTCTGTCATTTTTTTACGAAGAAAGAAAACATATAAATAACCAATTGGCGGCGTAATAAAGCAAAGAACGTATATGATTTTTGATTTTAAATACCACTTTTGTTCTCCAAGTTTCTTTATATCTCCTTCAAATCTCTTACTCTCTTGTTCTCTCGCTTCTTCTACAAGCTGGTCTTCCTCTTCTCCTCTCTTTTCTTTCATATAAGGAAGAAAGTGCATAAAAAAATAGTATGCAAATACGAACGCTCCAAATCCAATATTTAATCTTTCTAACGGAATATGCTCACTAAAAAAAGCAGCAGCAATTGCTAAAGAAAAGCAATACGTCGTCATCCAAAATGAACGTTTTCTCCTTTTCCGTTCCATTTCTTTTTTACCTTGTATATCTTTTCTTTTCGAAAGCCATATAGAAATAAAGCAATCTACTACAAATAGAGCAAAAATAAATATCGCAACGTGTACTGTTTCTAAATCCTCAAATGAAAAGATATTTGGGAATGCAACATGTAATACAACTAACGTATACAAAATTACCCCTATAAAATAAATACGCCTCATTTTCCATTCCTTTCTTATTTCCTAACATTACGTTAACATACATTTTTTAGAAATAGACGGACAAAATATATATGTGTAAAAAAGGAGGATGCTATATGGATGATTCTGAACGCATTATTTTAGACGTAAACGGAAAAGAAATTGAAATGCTAGATAAGATTCGCACTCATTTTAAAGAGAAACATGGCGTTGAACTAAGTAATGGTGCATTGCTTCGTGATTTGATGGATATTGAGTATATTCGAATTACGGAAGAGCGACATAAGTATGATTCATTTTAAGCTGTAAAAATCACAAAGAAGGTACGCTTTCCTGTACTAAGGTTAGCGTACCTTCTTTCCTATCAATCAACTTCCAACAAACTCTCCAACTAATCCTTTCGCCTTCTCCAAAGCTTTTTCAATTTGCTCAAAACCTGTCCCGCCAGCACTGTTACGACGTTTCACAGCTGCATACGGTGAAAGAACTTCATACAAATCTTCTTCAAATAACGAACTCATCTCTTTATACGTTGCAAGTGGGACATCTACTAAATAAATTCCGTTTTGTGTGCAGTGTAGCACTAGCTTCCCAACAATTTCATGAGCTTGACGGAATGGTAGTCCTTTACTTGCTAAGTAGTCAGCAATTTCTGTTGCGTTAGAGAAATCTTTCGTCACAGCTTGCCCCATTTTTTCTTTGTTTACAGTCATCGTCTCTAACATGCCTGCCATAATATGAAGGCACCCTTCTACTGTTTTTACTGTATCAAACATTCCTTCTTTATCTTCTTGCAAGTCTTTATTGTAAGCGAGCGGTAATCCTTTCATGACTGTAAGTAAACTAAATAAATTACCGTATACTCTGCCTGTTTTACCGCGGATTAGTTCCGCCATATCAGGATTTTTCTTTTGCGGCATAATGCTACTTCCCGTTGCGTATTGATCGCTCATTTCAATAAATTGAAACTCTTGGCTACTCCATAAAATAAGTTCTTCGCAAAAGCGTGATAAGTGCATCATGAGCATAGATGAGTTACTTAGGAACTCCAGTATGAAATCACGATCGCTTACTGCATCTAAACTATTTTCATAGATTCCATTAAATCCAAGAAGCTCCGCACTATATTCTCTGTCAATCGGGAATGTTGTCCCTGCTAACGCTCCTGCCCCTAACGGCGAAATGTTAATACGCTTTAATGAATCTTCATAACGATTCACATCACGCTCTAACATCCAAAAGTAAGCAAGAATATGATGAGCAAATGAAATCGGCTGGGCACGCTGCAAGTGCGTATAGCCCGGCATAATAGTTTCAATATTATTTTCTGCTTGGTGAACAAGAACCGTCTGCAATTGTTTTGTAGCTTTTATAATATGTTCTACTTTTTCTTTTAAATATAAGTGCATATCTGTCGCTACTTGATCATTACGGCTTCGGCCAGTATGAAGTTTCCCTCCCACTTCACCGATTTTTTCAATTAACATCTTTTCGATATTTAAATGAATGTCTTCCGCTTCAACTGAAAAATGCAATTTATTTTGTTTCGCTTCTTCTAATAAATATTGAAGACCTATCTTTATTTTCTCGGCTTCCTCTTTCGTAACGATGCCTTGCTTTGCTAGCATCGTTACGTGTGCAATACTTCCGTTTATATCTTGATTTACTAATTGTTGATCGAAGGAGATGGATGCTCCGAACTCTTCAACCCATGCTTCCGCTTCTTCTGTAAAACGTCCGCCCCAAAGTTTGCTCACGCTTCCACCTTCTTTTGATTCACTTGGCTGTATACTTTCGTCGGTAAACCGAATAATGAAATGAATCCAACTGCTGCATCATGATTAAATTCATCTTGAGCAGTATATGTTGCTAATTTTTCATCGTATAAAGAGTATTCAGATTTACGTCCTTCTACAATCGCATGACCTTTAAATAATTTCACACGCACTGTACCTGTTACATTCTTTTGCGTTTCTTGTAAAAATGCATGAAGCGCTTGTTTTAAAGGCGAGAACCATAAACCATTATAAATAAGTTCTGTTATTTTCTGTTCAATCACTGGTTTAAAATGCGCTACTTCTTTTACGTGTGTTAAATCTTCCAACTCTTTATGCGCAGTAATTAACGTCATTGCTGCTGGGCATTCGTATACTTCACGAGATTTAATACCGACAAGACGATTTTCTACGTGATCAATACGTCCAACGCCATGTTTTCCAGCAAGTGCATTTAGCGTTTTAATTAATTCTGCAAGTGAATATGCAGTACCATTTAAAGTCGTCGGTACGCCTGCTTCAAATCCGATTTCTACAAACTCTGGTTTATTCGGTGTATCTTCTAATGCCAGTGTCATCTCATATGCATCTTCTGGCGGTGCTGCCCATGGATCTTCTAAAATTCCACATTCGTTGCTGCGTCCCCATAAGTTTTGATCGATTGAAAATGGGCTATCTAAATTAATCGGAATTGGTACATCGTTTTCTTTTGCATAGGCAATTTCTTCTTCACGTGACCACTTCCATTCACGTACAGGTGCAATCACTTCTAAGTAAGGATTTAATGCTTGAATAGAAACTTCAAAACGAACTTGATCATTTCCTTTCCCTGTACATCCATGTGCAACTGCAGTCGCTCCTTCTTGCTCTGCAATTTCTACTAATTTCTTCGCGATAAGTGGGCGTGATAGCGCCGAAACAAGAGGATATTTCCCTTCGTATAATGTGTGTGCTTGCATCGCCATCAATGCATATTCGTTTGCAAATTCTTCTTGAACATCAATCATATATGATTTAATTGCACCTACTGAAAGTGCCTTTTCTTTTACAAATGCTAAGTCTTTGCCTTCCCCTAAGTCTAAACAAAGCGCGATAATATCATAATCCTTCTCTTGTAACCATTTAATTGCAACGGAAGTATCAAGACCTCCGGAATATGCTAATACAACTTTTTTCTTCTCCATTTTGCATCCCCCTAAAGAATAAATATTCATTTTCTTTTATAATAATTCACACTTTAACACCTTTTACAAAATGTATCAAGAGTCATTTTCAAATTTTTTCAAACAATTTCGTCGAACTTCTTTCTGTTTTTATGTACAATATAAGCAGGAAAACGGGGGTGAACTTATGGAAAAGTATTTCTTTTACGATGAACATCTCGGCATTGAAATTCCGCATTTACAAGAAGATTGGGAAGATATCCCCGAAAAAATGCAACACGCTATTTTATTAAAATGGGAACAAGTTCGCGGGAAAATTCCTGATCGTATAAAAGAACTTGAGCACTATATTAATACAAAACAACATTATTTAAATAACGAAGAAGACTTCGAAGTTTCTTGTAAACTAAATTCAGAAATTGCCGATCTTGCTTCCATCATTAATGACCTTTGGCTTTGGTATCGACTCACTCAAAATGTATCTGAGGGGAAAGCACACCAATGAAAAAAGTATGCCCCTCAATTACTTTGGGTCATGCTTTTTTTGTCGTAACATGATTTACAATATATTTCTTGTGCTGTTTTCGCCAAACATACATCGAATGGACCAACTAATATACTTCTTTCTTTCGGCAACTTTACAAAAGCGACGAGTTCTTCTTCATATTGAATTTTTTTCTGACATGAAATACATATTAATTCTTTTCTTTTGAACATTTCTTTTAGCATACCTTCACTCCCCCATCATCTATCTATATTAATATACTCTCATAACAGTTAAGACTTGTAAAAAAATGACACATTCCGAATCGAATGATTCATATACTATGTACAAAAGGAGGTCTAAAGCTTATGCGTGCTTTCGTTATTATCGCTTTAACTTTTTTAGGTGTGATTAGTTGGGATGCGTTTTTTAAAGATAAAAGTGATGAAAAAAATACAACGGAATAAAACCCTTTTTTTCTTACTTATTGGACAAACCGTTACAAACTGTCCAATAAGTAAGAAATAACTTAGGCTTTTCTACAAAAATATTTAAACATAACATTTTTTGTAGATTCCCTCCGTTTATTGTCGGTTTCCATCCGCATACATTTTTTAAAAGTATGATATAATAGTATAAATCTTGAAGGAAGGGATTTTGATATCATGATCGCTCGAAGGAGCATGTGGCATCGTATTGACGAATCATACACGTAGCGTATTTTTCAGCTCAGATACTTTAGTCTAGCGAAAAAAATACGAGAGTGGGGAAATTATGATTGCCCGAAGGATAATTTGGCAAAAAAAAGACTCTTCTTACACATAGCGTTTTGTTTAGGACTTAATTGTTACTAGCTAAACAAAACAAAGAAGAGCAGGATTGCTAAATGACGAATCCTACTCCACGTTTTGTTTAGTCGTTTTAAGACTTAAACTAAAACGAAGGTAGGGAGAATTGATGGACGAGAGGATTATTCGTTATTTCTTCAGCGACATATAGCGTAGTTAGTTTTTTTCGTAAACTAACTGAAAGCTACATGTGAGCTCGTAGTTAGTTTACAACACAAAAAGGACTACTAACTACGGAAAGAAGGAATAACGATGAGGAACATCCAAAGTCGACAAATTATTAAAGAAGTTTTTATGGTTTTAATCGGTTCATTTATTTTAGCAGCAGCGCTATATCACATTCACTTCCAAAACCACTTAACAGAAGGTGGCTTTGTAGGTATCGCACTATTCATCCAAAATTTTTATGATATTTCACCATCTATTTCAACTGTAATAATGGATATCCCAATTATTCTACTATGTGCTTCATTGTTAGGTAGAAAAATGGTTGGCTATTCATTCTTAGGTTCAATTTCATTCGGAGTATTTTATTCTCTTATGGAAAATTATTCTCCATTTACGGTCGATTTATCAAACAATTTATTTATAGCTGCAGTAGTTGGCGGTGCGTTAGCTGGTATTGGACTCGGTTTTATATTGCGATTTGGCGGTGCAACCGGTGGAGACGATATTTTAACAATTGTATTAAGTAAAAAAACACGTTTTACAATTGGGCAAATTTTCTTCGTCTTTGACGCGATTGTTCTTGCGCTTTCATTATATTATTTAAATTGGACAGAAATTGCTTTTACTATTCTTTCAATTGCCGTACAGGCAAAAACATTGGATTTAATTTATTATCCAAAAGCAGAAGAAAAGCAACCAGTATCTATTCCAATGTCCAAAAAGCATGCAACAAATTAAAAAAGCGAAAGGCTTCGGCCTCTCGCTTTTTTTATGCTCTTTTTTCTTTCTCGACTATGTGACGCACTTGATAAAATCTATTTGCAAATTCAGTAACGTTTCTTGTTAAACGATAATTCACTGTAGATCCAATTGCCATTCCAATTACCGGTATACCTTGGAATAATTTACGACGAAGAGCATAAATCGAAAATGTCTTCAAAATTTGTTTTAACACAACCTCAGTAGAAGCTGTTTGTAGCACTGCTTCGTCTCCTTCGTAGAAGAACGAATCTTCTTGTTCCAGCTCTTGCAATAAATTGTACCATGCGTATTGCTGAAGTCTTCCTGGTAGTAATGATGCATGAAACACCTTTAACGCAAGCATCATTTCATACGGCTTGTTCACATCATGTCCAAATGATGTGGCAATAAGTTGGACTGCCTTCACATTTAACGCGATCATAACCGGAAAATCCGCCGTTAATAATAATAAACCTCCAGCACCTGTTGCCCCGCCTTGTACAAATGAATATAGACGATGACGTGCTGTTTGCTGCTCTGCTATGTATGTTAATTGATCAATAGATAATGCTTTCAAATCTTCAAGCTGTTCAATCGATTCATCAAATAATCTTGATGTTCCTAAAATCCGATTACGTGCATCTAACTGTGCTTGTGAACTTTGAATAAATGCATGCAAATGAAAGAGCCATCCATCTGCTTTCGTGAAGAATTCTTTTCGCTTTTTCTCAGGTAATTTCGCAACTGCAGTATGTAACCATTTATCAAACACTTTTTGAAAATCGGTCGCTTCTTGCTCAACTAATTGCGCTTCCCATTCTTTTATATTGTCTAAAATGGCTTGTTCTCGCTTCGATCGCATCGTAACAACCACCTCGTTCGATTTTTTTCTATTGTAACATATTTCTGCTTATTCTTTACAAATATGCTTGTATATCTCTTTTCACATACCCTTTATAAGCGACATAAAATAATAGCAAAAAGGATGAGTTGCATCACATGAATCTATCCAATCTAAAACAAAATTATAACGCAGTATTCAGCTTAGGACAAAACTGCTGGCCTGCTTGGGCATTATATCAATTCGAATTATCACCTTTTTTTGGCGTTATTGATTTTATGCTAAGCCCCTCATTAGAAAAAGTGAATGTATTATTACAAAATCGATTTGACCGCTTTTTAAATTTCGAAAATTTATCCTTCATCTCATTTTGGGATGATGGTGCAAAATTAAGACTCCGTGATAATCTATATGAAATCGACTCTTGCCACGACTTTAAAACAGATGTAAACACACCAGCTTCTTGGCCTTCTTATACAGAAATTAAGTTAAACTATGAACATCGTATTAATCGTTTTCTAGCTACAATTGAAACAGCAGCATCCATATTATTTATTCGAACTGGAGGAACATATGAAGAAGCATGTTCCCTAGAACAAATTTTATCTCAAATCGTTACACATACATTCTCTGTCCTATTACTCATTCCTGAAGATGTACCAACCATCACCCAAGAAGATTGGGGATTACAAAATATTTGCGTTATAAAATGCCCTATTATGGATGTATACCAATACAATGAAGCATTTTGGAAAAACTTATTTGAT
This genomic interval from Bacillus thuringiensis contains the following:
- a CDS encoding DUF1796 family putative cysteine peptidase; this encodes MNLSNLKQNYNAVFSLGQNCWPAWALYQFELSPFFGVIDFMLSPSLEKVNVLLQNRFDRFLNFENLSFISFWDDGAKLRLRDNLYEIDSCHDFKTDVNTPASWPSYTEIKLNYEHRINRFLATIETAASILFIRTGGTYEEACSLEQILSQIVTHTFSVLLLIPEDVPTITQEDWGLQNICVIKCPIMDVYQYNEAFWKNLFDGITVRPHT
- the argH gene encoding argininosuccinate lyase, whose protein sequence is MSKLWGGRFTEEAEAWVEEFGASISFDQQLVNQDINGSIAHVTMLAKQGIVTKEEAEKIKIGLQYLLEEAKQNKLHFSVEAEDIHLNIEKMLIEKIGEVGGKLHTGRSRNDQVATDMHLYLKEKVEHIIKATKQLQTVLVHQAENNIETIMPGYTHLQRAQPISFAHHILAYFWMLERDVNRYEDSLKRINISPLGAGALAGTTFPIDREYSAELLGFNGIYENSLDAVSDRDFILEFLSNSSMLMMHLSRFCEELILWSSQEFQFIEMSDQYATGSSIMPQKKNPDMAELIRGKTGRVYGNLFSLLTVMKGLPLAYNKDLQEDKEGMFDTVKTVEGCLHIMAGMLETMTVNKEKMGQAVTKDFSNATEIADYLASKGLPFRQAHEIVGKLVLHCTQNGIYLVDVPLATYKEMSSLFEEDLYEVLSPYAAVKRRNSAGGTGFEQIEKALEKAKGLVGEFVGS
- a CDS encoding argininosuccinate synthase translates to MEKKKVVLAYSGGLDTSVAIKWLQEKDYDIIALCLDLGEGKDLAFVKEKALSVGAIKSYMIDVQEEFANEYALMAMQAHTLYEGKYPLVSALSRPLIAKKLVEIAEQEGATAVAHGCTGKGNDQVRFEVSIQALNPYLEVIAPVREWKWSREEEIAYAKENDVPIPINLDSPFSIDQNLWGRSNECGILEDPWAAPPEDAYEMTLALEDTPNKPEFVEIGFEAGVPTTLNGTAYSLAELIKTLNALAGKHGVGRIDHVENRLVGIKSREVYECPAAMTLITAHKELEDLTHVKEVAHFKPVIEQKITELIYNGLWFSPLKQALHAFLQETQKNVTGTVRVKLFKGHAIVEGRKSEYSLYDEKLATYTAQDEFNHDAAVGFISLFGLPTKVYSQVNQKKVEA
- a CDS encoding universal stress protein, with product MNNTYTNILIAVDGSKEAEKAFKKAIQVAKRNNATLTIAHIVDVKAYSAVEAYSRAIAERANLFAEDLLEDYKKTALEAGLEKIETVLEFGNPKSKISKEIAPNHKVDLIMCGATGLNAVERFLIGSVSEHIIRYAKCDVLVVRGDEEQGEL
- a CDS encoding EcsC family protein, with the protein product MRSKREQAILDNIKEWEAQLVEQEATDFQKVFDKWLHTAVAKLPEKKRKEFFTKADGWLFHLHAFIQSSQAQLDARNRILGTSRLFDESIEQLEDLKALSIDQLTYIAEQQTARHRLYSFVQGGATGAGGLLLLTADFPVMIALNVKAVQLIATSFGHDVNKPYEMMLALKVFHASLLPGRLQQYAWYNLLQELEQEDSFFYEGDEAVLQTASTEVVLKQILKTFSIYALRRKLFQGIPVIGMAIGSTVNYRLTRNVTEFANRFYQVRHIVEKEKRA
- a CDS encoding SDR family oxidoreductase yields the protein MKYSNLKGGSFVRHALITAGTKGLGKQVTEKLLAKGYSVTVTYHSDITAMETMKETYKNVEERLQFVQADVTKKEDLHKMVEEAISRFGKIDFLINNAGPYVFERKKLVDYEEDEWNEMIQGNLTAVFHLLKLVVPVMRKQNFGRIINYGFQGADSAPGWIYRSAFAAAKVGLVSLTKTVAYEEAEYGITANMVCPGDIIGEMKEATIQEARQLKERKTPIGRSGTGEDIARTISFLCEEDSDMITGTIIEVTGAVDVIHRHR
- a CDS encoding YitT family protein, with translation MRNIQSRQIIKEVFMVLIGSFILAAALYHIHFQNHLTEGGFVGIALFIQNFYDISPSISTVIMDIPIILLCASLLGRKMVGYSFLGSISFGVFYSLMENYSPFTVDLSNNLFIAAVVGGALAGIGLGFILRFGGATGGDDILTIVLSKKTRFTIGQIFFVFDAIVLALSLYYLNWTEIAFTILSIAVQAKTLDLIYYPKAEEKQPVSIPMSKKHATN